The following are from one region of the Bacteroidota bacterium genome:
- a CDS encoding group III truncated hemoglobin — protein sequence MKKDLKNRKDIELAITLFYDKVKKDEVIGYIFNDIAKVNWEKHLPIMFDFWENAIFYTGSYIGDPMNLHRHLHRVTPLHAEHFERWNQLFTSTIDELFEGEKAELAKQRALSISTVMQIKILSDNE from the coding sequence ATGAAAAAGGATTTGAAAAATAGAAAAGATATAGAGCTTGCTATCACCTTATTCTACGACAAGGTAAAAAAAGATGAGGTGATTGGTTATATTTTTAATGATATAGCAAAAGTAAACTGGGAAAAACATTTACCTATAATGTTCGATTTTTGGGAAAATGCAATATTCTATACTGGCAGTTATATAGGCGACCCTATGAACCTACACCGTCACCTACACCGCGTTACACCACTACATGCTGAACACTTTGAAAGATGGAACCAATTATTTACCTCCACCATTGATGAATTATTTGAAGGCGAAAAAGCAGAGCTTGCCAAACAAAGGGCTTTAAGTATTTCTACAGTGATGCAGATTAAGATCTTGAGTGATAATGAGTAA